The Capsicum annuum cultivar UCD-10X-F1 chromosome 1, UCD10Xv1.1, whole genome shotgun sequence sequence TAAAGATTCTTATTTGTATACAAAgcaaatttgtatttgtatatccaGCCTCTAATTTGATTATTTAGCTATTAAATCATAACCACGTCCTATAATCACGCAAACTTTAGTTATGACGccttatttattaactaaatGCTAgctatttcttaaattttacttATTTAGCTACGTGGTTATATAGGGCTAATGTAGACACCCCAATCTTTACAATATCTTTGGAGCAAacttaaaactaaaattatacagatacataacttatgtttctaatattacaaaaaatctaaCTCCCttaacatattacaaaaattccaacatatacacaaaatgctatgtatattttggctatgttatgtatattaatatggTGAGAGAGTAAGGTAATTAAAAAAGTaagagagagtgtaattacttccaaatggttggtatttatgttatttcaaCTTAAAAAGATAAAACTTTCAACTTTTGATTTCAAATAAGCATTTGTtatgaaatttgtataaaatttCAATCTTGACTTAAATCATGTTTTTTAAATcccaaattctttaaaaaataaataaaataaaataaaattatgatttcagctttttcaaaatattaaaacttcacatataggtttatattttcatttaaaaaaatgacctataatttaaattttacaaTAATTATGATACTGTACAACCCGCTGACACAATCGAGGTTTGTTGAGAcaaaataatttatacatatcATGAGCTTGgatcatgaaaataatagtaCTAGAACCTTATGCCCCTCAATACGATAGTGGGAAAAGCCTCAACAAGGATGTTGATTCTTTAAAGAACGTATGTGACATCTATGATGTAGGGTGGATGAAACTAAAGAGAAGGACTAGCAGATTTCTAGGTTGATAAAAGTCTAAAGAAGCGATGCACATAAAAATTTAGGCGAATTCGAAATGCAAATAAGAgaggaaaataaaaagttatataagtaataacataaattcacatgatacgTGCGTTTTTAAATTCGATGATGGTGTAGTCCAAAGAACAAATACATGTTATATTGTGAAGCTCAATTTTTTGTTTCCCCTATATTGCATGAACCATATACAATTTTGAGAAATGAATTCAACCAtacaaaaaccaaaaccaaacccAACTAAATAGCTTAATGGCCAATATGGTATTTACAATGCaatttgaataaaagaaaataattataaaaagagttcatatattttatttaaatttttttctgtgTTTTTTTAACCATTCTCCTATAAAAAAGGACATATAACTAAAACAACATTTATAAATTACTAAACCATATCTCATGTGTACAATTTAATGCTTATCTTTTACAACACAGCATTGGCAAACATAGCTGAAAATATTTGGTGCTCCGACATTCATTAAATTCAAccaaattagatataattatataaaagatGTACAAAAATTGAAACACTCTTAATACCAAGAAGATAGTTGGTGCTTTTGTTTCCACGCAGGACCTTAAAGCTTTAGGTGTCAATATGTGTACTCGAAACTCCCGAGCAACCACGATCCCTAAACGTTGAGTCCGCCACTACAACATAACCAGTATATTCCTACAAAGTGAGATCTAGGGAGGATAAGTATATGCAATCCATATCAATACCTTAGAGGTGAGAAAAAGAGACTGTTTGCGATAGACCCCGATTCAAGACGggaaaaaaattgcaaaaaattatATGTATCACAACTATATATAAACTTCTCATGTCGCCAACATCACTTAAAAGgattttgagttacaaagaaaatgaatgcgaaatttacaattcattcattaagttttacgttttaggttcttgaaCGAAAGACATTTTTTGACCCTAACGGCCCCGCCGACTCCAACAGACCACCCCTGGCCGATCCACATCCCGCCTGGGAGCccccggttgattttcggcccaaaACACGTCCAGGTCCCGGGCGCACCCAGAAAGTCGTGGGCTATATAGCATGTATTTCAGAGCACCAACAACGAGAAAGATAAGATTTTCTTTCTTTGGATATTAATTAATTACTTCGAGGTGTCAGTGTCAAGTCATTGCTTTTTTTAGCCgatggtctatcaaaaatagtcattctaTCTCACATAGATAAGACTGTAAGGATAACGTCTACGTACATTCCATCTTTTGTAAACCGCACTTGTGGAATTACTTTTGAATATATTGTTGCGGTGTTAAAGAAGTATTtcaatttatccaaatttataaGCTTTCATGGAATTACATTACTATAAGTACTTGTAATGGTCAAACTAGAGGGATTATATGCCGAGGAAGATTTAGAATTTTGAGTTTAAGAATTctgaaattttgaataaattatttatatacattAAGTAAATTTCATAACATAAATTTTAGCAAAAATTACTATCGAATCCGTAACTAATACTCTATTTCTTCTCCCTCTAATTATATCCTACTTGGTAGTGATGTATATATAGGGTGTGAGTAATAGTCAGGGCCAGATCTTTTGTTAGGTAATGTAAGAAATAATGATGTAAACTGTAAAGGATGTCAAATGGTTATTAATTAGTGAAAACAATATAAACTTCAatagtttggagcttaattacaaaaaattttaatattttacataattatggAAATATTCAATTTTGCGTCTGTCgatatacataattagcttctgatagtttggagcttaattacagaaaaaatttatattttacataattactgaaaatttagattttggatttgtcgatatacataattagctccctttatatccaacgaagatacattttttcctttgtaaagatacataactAGCttccaatatatttttttcaattttgggtcgtcgagatacataatacatctgaagatacattttttccttgtaaagatacataattagctcccgatgcatttttttcgattttagaTCTGTTAAGATACATTATTAGCTCccccatatatatacataattagttaggatttttataattactttataagaaAGAAGATTTGTGTACATATGACAAGTTAAGGTGtatctttatgttatttttcctattaaTTAACAAGCCAAATTGCTAAGTGCCCATCATGAACTAAACAATACTAATACATTGGATACATACACATACATGCGCGCGCACGcgaacacacacatatatatatatatatatatatatgacggGGGTTAATTTTTATGTATGATCACGAAACTTTACTCACTATAATAGTATCGTTAAAAAgctaatttttatcatatttaagtAAGAAATCTTTTCGTAAATAATCTAACGAACTCATTCTATTTTTTTCTGatacatataaattatatgaCAATCATATACtgttaattatatatatactacatataCATTATTATACATCAGCCAATGAATTTTAGCTTAAATGGTAGGATTATTGGCTAAGTTGGACTAGAAGGGGTAAATTGAATTAGGTCTTAATTATAACGGTGCAACTTAAATGGTAGTTAAAGTCAAATAAtcaaataatctatatatatatatctagtagCACACTAGAAAGTGTGACCAAAAAGTGTTAATTTAATTTACATATGGActtggtaatatattcgtaaaaagcaacaaaaagaatactaaatggGATTTCTATTAAATacactctttgaagtttaaacgtacattttcacttctccaactttaatataGTATTACCAAATATCATATCGAaccgaagtttaatttaccgattatcgAATTACCAAATCGatttttataagtatggtatgtggtatctacgTTCAAATACCGATTATCGAATTATTAAACCCGAACTTTCAAAATACCGAATGCCCACCACTACGTTCAGCTCAAAAGTCAAAAGAAACATAAAGAAGTGGAtaattctaaattcaaagtacataAAATTGAGCAAATCATAttcttattaatagtagtaagtACATAATgaagtattatttcattattttcaattAAACAGACATTACAAAATCATCATGACCATTTCCATTTTCACTATTCTCATGATGAACATCCTTAATTTTTTTCCCCTTATCATCATGACAAATCACAAAATCAAGATTATAAAGCACAGTAACAAGACAAACAGAACTCAAAAACACCAATACAGGACCAAATATCCATAGTAAAAGTGTCAATGCAGAATAGAACAACCTATTAGCCACAGTATTTAAAATAAATGCCTTTTCAAGTAACTCACAAATGTACTCAATGCTCAATATTCCCAAATGATCTTGTGGACAATTGATGAGGAAATTCACTTGGTTGATGAACCTAATTGATATGGAATAACAAATAAATGAGAAGAGGAAGAATAGTAATAATGTGACATATTTTAGTGCCACCATGAATTCACCATGACCACCATAAACAGCATCATTTAGTGGCTTTTTGACACTATATGTGCTACTTATAACAGCAGCTAAGCCAGAACATAAAAGGATTGAAGTTGTGGCCATTAAGGTTGATCCCATTATTGTGTTTCTAAATGTTTGAACAGCCAAAATGTTTTTCTTGTCATTATcctgaaaaagaagaagaaagaaattatgTTAGTTAGGGCCGGAAGGAACGTCTTGgtgtaactggtaaagttgttgtcatttGACCAGGAGGCCATGAGTAAATTATGATAGTTAGGGAAGGAAGGAGAGCTTTGGTTTAACTGGTAAGGATGTTCTCATTTGACCAGGAGGCCACGAGTATGTGTTAGTTAGAGGCGGAAGGAGAGCCTTGGtataactgataaagttgttgtccTTTGATCAGGAGGCCACGAGTAAATTATGTTAGTTAGCGGCGCACGGAAGGAGAGCTTTGGTCTAACTGATAAAGTTATTGTCGTTTGGCCAGGAGGCCACGAGTAAATTATGTTTGTTAGGGGCAGAAGGAGAGCCTTGGCGTAACTGGTAAACTTGTTGTCATTTGACCAGGAGGCCACGAGTAAATTATGTTAGTTAGAGGCGTAAGGAGAGCCTTGGCgtactggtaaagttgttgtcatttGACCAGGAGGCCACGAGTAAATTATGTTAGTTAGAGGCGTAAGGAGAGCCTTggcgtaactggtaaagttgttgtcatttGATTAGAAGGCCACAAGTAAATTATGTTAGTTAGGGGCGGAAGGAGAGCCTTGGTGTAACTGGAAAAGTTATTTTCATTTGGCCAGAAGGCCACGAGATCAATCCGTGGAAACAGCCACTTGCAGAAAGTACATTGAATAATAGTCCTTTGTGATCCGATTCTTTCCTGAAGCCCGCACATAGCGCGAACTTTAGTTATTAGTGGAGGCGAACTTTAGTTATTAGTGGAGGTAAAGAAAATATctctaataatataatttttggatttggactaaaattaaaactttgTTTTTTTATTCCCTTCACATTCCTCTTCACAAGTGAGAACAAAAAGGGGGAAACTGATCATGCATGTGTTTTCTTTATCTTAAAATTGCTAAATTACATAAAGTGTATTTAAAGAGTTTCAATAACTTCATCCATTTTAAGTATTAGAGAGACGTTATGATTTTATCATGTAACAACCCTAACAAACAAACCATCTCTccccataagaaaaataaaataaaatctattaaaataatttgggcaaaattataatatatacttTAGTCTTTTTTAGATTCAATCAACTTTTAGTTTCTCAAAGTAGGTagaaaatgattttgagaaaataaatattgtctCCCAAGTGCTTTCACATGCAAATAAGATGAATGCAAAATGTCCACTAAATAAGGCTACTTCTATGGTCCATTACAAAGAAACTTCTCAACCCCCATATCCCCAACGGcccaaccccaccccaccccaccccaaccccccaaacccaaaataaagaaaaacactaaataatgaaaataaagaaacagTTTGGTTGAAGTGCAAcgtaaggctgcatacaatacacTCCCTTCCTCAAACTCTATGCATAGCGAGAGATTTAATGCATCGGACAGTCTTTTTTTAAATTCTTGTTGGAACTCAGTAGAAATATGAGATTTCCAATAGAAAGTACATCATGTCCGACGAGCCAATATATAATATTCgtgtttttttagtagtgaactTAATTAATATGCTCAAACCATACTCAAAAAACTTTACTATGATCAAATTTAGATGAGAAAATTAACATCAAATAAACTTAACATATGAATGAACCTACTATATATAATGTAAACAAGAAGTTTGAACAATTAGTATTAAGGAGGAAAAACTATGAAAACAATTAGAAGGATATAACTTATATACACTgcaatataaataatttttactcCAATTATTTGTTGGCTACATGAATTTTCACGTTATTGCATCGATGAAACTTAGAGTCCTCACGTTATAATTTCgtttcttattttctctcctcctattcacaataaaagaaGATTCAACCTAAATATCCGCTCTCCCAACTTCTTAAGCTAAAAATAATCCGCCAATGTATACTATATGTATAATCCATGAATATATGTGTATATCAATTAGGAAAATGCAAATAATGAAGCCAAGTGGTTATTTGTTTTAAGTAGATGCtttggccatgagaattttttcattttttcgaaagattatttcactttagtgaaaaaagtgaaaataatagcGTTTGGCTAtaagaattattttactttagtgaaaactgtttttggaaaagtgaaaaaaagtaaaatttattttcactttttttgctcctatttctctcacaaaattttgaaaacaactcccatttatattcatgatcaaacacaacaccaacttcaatttcgaaagattattattttcattgccAAACGGAGAATCGGAAAGCAAATTTTTTTGATACATCTtcataaacacacacacaaaatattttaaaaaaataaaataaaatagaagggaCTATGCCTTATAGTATTATAACTTTAAAACACAAAAATGTATACAAAAAAGATATAAAAGAGATtggaaagaatttttatttttttaccttcATAATAGAAGAAACCCATAAACGTCTTCCATTAGCATTAGTTCCAATAATAGTAGAAAGTGGTTGTGCCTTAACGTTTTGCcataaccaaatatgatataaTAAGCTTATTATAAGCCCTAATGGAACTAATATCACATCCAAATAACATTTTTTCCATTCCATtctcaatgtgtgtgtgtgtttctctcacctttttcttcttcttattgtgTTGGTTGAGAGAAGGAGTACTTCATTGGAATTATGTGCCAACAagcaacatatatatatagagagtataagcagaggcggagccagaatttcaaCTGGGGCTCGGtttaatatttgaagaaaaattagtcgaagggagttcaacacctactatatatacataaaaataattttaaatatgtataaatagtataagtTTTCGTCGAAGGGAGTTCGAATGAACCCCCTAATCAAAGGATGGCTCCGCCCCTGAGTATAAGTTACATCATCATCGTTTATagtgaaaataactttttataaTATCAGGTTGTTCAAAAAATATGTTCAGTTAAGTCTTCTTAAAATGGGGGAATAGCTTTTTATAATATCAGGTCATTCAAATAATATGTTCAATTAAGTCTTCTTAAAACGTGGGATTTGAAATCTTCATGATGATACATAATTATGTCAACTTTTATcgaagataaaaataatttgatagtGTAAAAATTATTTACACAAACAGTCATTAGAGTTGATTTCGATTACTATAATTTAATAGTACAAGTACCAAAGTCACTAAATTATTACTTTTAGCATCACCAATTTATTTTTGGGACCAAAAAAAATCACTCAAATTTACCTAAATATTGAACAAACTCATTAGGACAACAAGGAGAACACATTTCATTGATAATTAGGTTAGTTaagtgactttttttattacaaaaacatttttaataagttttcaTGATAgttatataaaattaattgactacttttttttacaaaaagaaTACTTCCATTCGATTACAATAAATAAAaggacaaacaacataaattctgaCAGTTTGGAGCTTATTACAGAAAATTCtaacattttgcataattattgaaaatctcaattttggatctatcgagatacataattaacttcgGATgtattttttcgattttgaatctatcgagatacatagtaaatccaacgaagatacattttttcattT is a genomic window containing:
- the LOC107849438 gene encoding uncharacterized protein LOC107849438, with protein sequence MEWKKCYLDVILVPLGLIISLLYHIWLWQNVKAQPLSTIIGTNANGRRLWVSSIMKDNDKKNILAVQTFRNTIMGSTLMATTSILLCSGLAAVISSTYSVKKPLNDAVYGGHGEFMVALKYVTLLLFFLFSFICYSISIRFINQVNFLINCPQDHLGILSIEYICELLEKAFILNTVANRLFYSALTLLLWIFGPVLVFLSSVCLVTVLYNLDFVICHDDKGKKIKDVHHENSENGNGHDDFVMSV